In Flavobacterium luteolum, the DNA window GCCCTACACTGAAGCACTTGCAGGGAAAACCCTGATATCGGGACTGGAAATCAAACCAGGCACAATACGATCTGCTAAGAAAGATAAAACAACCGGGGCAACTACATTTATTTTAAGTAATGGTGTTACGGTGCACTATAAGTTTGTTAATAAAGAGAAAAATCAGGTAGTTTTAAATGGAATCAGCAGAGGCGGCACCTCTCTTGTAAAAGATGCAGATCTTCCATCTGCAGATTTTGCAATTAATCTGGCTCAGATGTCGGGACTTGGAGAATTTACTGCTGCAGAACTGAAAAAAGTGATGGCAGGAAAAACTGCCGGTGTTTCATTATCTCTTAGTGATATTAACGAGTCCATTTCGGGACGTTCTAATACCAAGGATACAGAGACAATGCTGCAGCTTGTTTATCTTCAGTTTGTAAAACCGCGTTTTGATCCAGAATCTTTTAAAGTGCTTCAGAGCAATATAAACAATTACATTGTCAGAAGAGGTAAAGATGTCGGTGAGAAAATGAAAGACAGCTTGTCATTGGCGCTATACGGAGCAAATAACCCGCGAAAATTAATTGTTAATCAAAAGTATGCTGATGCCGTTTCATTTGAAAAAATACAGTCTGTTTACAAGGAAAGATTTGCTGACATATCAGATTTTGAATTCTTTATTGTTGGTGACGTTGAATCAGGCCAGCTGGAGCCTCTTTTAGTTAAGTATATAGCAGGTATTTCGACTGGAAATGTTAAAGAAAAATTTGCTGACAATACGCCTCAATGGCTTTCTGAGAGAACCGATAAAGACATTTATGTTGAGATGAAAGATCCAAAAGCTGTAGTAAATATGGTTTTTAGAAAAGACATTCCATACAGTATAAAAAAATCAATTTACAGCAGCGTGCTTGGAAAAATACTTCAGCTGAGAGTTACTGCTACGGTTCGTGAAGCAGAAGGAGGAGCTTACAGCCCAAGTGCGTATGCAGGCTTTTCAAGAGAGCCCAAGCCGCAGGCGTTCGTATCATTTAGCTTTGACTGTAATCCAGGAATGGCAGACAAACTGGTTGATATTGTGAATGCAGAATTTAAAAAAATCGCTGACGGTATTATTATCGACGAAGAATTAAACAAGATCAGAACAAACCTTATCAAAGAAAACGAACAGGCAAAAGATAAAAATTCATACGATCTGCAGCTTCTTATGAGATATTTCAGATATGCAGAAGATATAAGCGATCCTAAAAACTTTGAGGAGATTGTTTCCAAGATGACCAAAAAAGACATACAGCTCATGGCTGGGGAAATTTTAAAAGGCGGTAAATCCTATGAGATAGTATTCAAGCCGAAACAATAAGAATAAAGAATAAAAAACATTAACCAATAAACTAAAAAAGATGAGAAAGACCGCCTTAATTTTTGCACTGCTTTCATTCTGTGCAGTACAAGCACAAATATTAGCACCGGTAAAATGGAAAACTTCAGTGAAAAAGATTTCCGAAACTGAATATGAACTTGTTGCTACGGCTGCGATTTCTGGTGACTGGCATTTATATTCGCAGTCAGTTCCAGAAAATGGACCTTCTGCAACCAGTTTTACATTTAAGGGAAATCCAAATTATTTAAAAAAAGGAAATACCAGAGAAGATCAGGGTCATACTATAGATGATAAAGTTTTCAAAATGAAAATAAAATATTTCGAAAAGAAAGCAGACTTCAGACAGACCATCAAAGTGAAAAATAAAAAGAAAGGTTTTAAAATAAATGCGGTGGTGGAATTCATGGTGTGCAATGATTCACAATGCCTGCCTCCTTCAGAGGAAGATCTAGTTTTTGAAATTAAATAAATATTAGCAGTTAAATAATTTCCCTTCAGCGGGCCCAAACGGCTGGGGGGAGAAATTTAACAGGGTTTTTTACATCCCGATTTATACAGTTATATTAAATGAAAAAGATTATATTATTTATATTGATATTCAGCACGCTGTCAGCTGTCTCGCAGGGCTCAAAGCCGGTAAAGTGGTCAACGGCAGTGGAAAAGATATCAGATACGGAATACAAACTTATAAGTAAGGCAGAAATAGGTGCAGGATGGTCTTTATATGGACAGGAAGTTCCTGCCGGTATTCCCGCTGCTACAAGTTTTCTTTATGATGATTCTGAAGGCGGTTTTACAGTGATTGGCAATACAAAAGAACCGGAAGGCCTGCTTATCAAAGATAAGGACGGGGCAGAAGTTAGTAGCTTTACCGGGTCTGCAGTATTTGAACAGCGTATTGAAATTTTAAAAAAAATTAAAGCTGTAAAGGCCGAGGTTGAATTTACTGCAGGTACAGCCGCTGAATTTCTTCCCGTGTCTTCTCAGACCTTAACCTTTTGGTTAGAAGATACCGCCGCAGTATCGGAAGTTTCAAAAACTGCGGCCGCAATATCCGAGGATTCATCGAAAGACAACCCGAATTCGGGAGGTCTTTTTGGGATCTTTTTCTTAGCATTTTTATCAGGTTTCGCTGCCTTGCTGACTCCATGTGTATTTCCAATGATTCCGATGACGGTCAGCTTTTTTACCAAACAGAGTAAAAACAGAGCTGCAGGAATCAGAAATGCTGTTATATATGGAATCTGTATTATAATTATCTATGTGCTGCTGGGTACCATAGTGACGGCTGTCTTCGGTGCGGATTCTTTAAATGCATTATCAACCAATGTATGGTTTAATATTATTTTCTTTCTTCTGCTGGTAGTTTTTGCCTGCTCGTTTTTAGGCGGATTTGAAATTATGCTTCCAAATTCACTGGCCAACAAAGTAGATTCTCAGGCCGATAGAGGAGGACTGATCGGTATATTTTTTATGGCTCTTGCCCTGGCAATAGTATCTTTCTCCTGTACTGGTCCAATCGTTGGAACACTGCTTGTCGAGGCGGCTTCAAAAGGAGGCGCAGCCCCTATAATAGGAATGCTGGGTTTCTCCTCGGCTATAGCACTGCCTTTTGCACTTTTTGCAGCCTTTCCGGGCTGGCTTAATTCCCTGCCAAAATCAGGAGGCTGGCTGAATACCGTGAAAGTATTCTTAGGTTTTCTGGAGCTTGCACTTGCCTTTAAGTTTTTGTCGCAAGCTGATTTAGTGCTGCAGCTGCATCTGCTGGAACGCGAAGTATTCATTGCAATCTGGATTGCTGTCTTTGGTGCACTGGCGTTTTATCTGTTTGGAAAAATTCAGCTTCCTCATGATTCCCCTCTGCCGCACATTTCGGTAGGAAGATTAGGAATGGGACTGCTGGTTTTGAGTTTTACGATCTATTTAATTCCCGGTCTTTGGGGGGCTCCGCTGAATCTAATAAGCGCTTTTCCTCCTCCGCAGGATTACAGTGAATCACCATATGGTGTTGGAAGTGCTAAAGGCGCGTCGGCCGATGCAGGTAAGGCCGCAGAACTGCCTGAGGGAGCACATCTTCTTGCCCCTCACGATATTGTAGCTTTTGATGACTATGATAAAGGGGTTGCCTATGCTAAAAAAACTGGAAAACCGATTATGCTAGATTTTACAGGATGGGCATGCGTGAACTGCAGAAAAATGGAGCAGAATGTATGGCCTAAGCCGGAAGTTTTAAATATATTGAAAAACGACGTTGTGCTGATATCACTTTATGTTGATGATAAACGAAAATTATCAGATTCAGAGATCATAGAGTCAAAATTAAAACCTGGCAAAAAGCTGAAGTACATCGGCCAGAAATGGAGTGAGCTTCAGACCCTTCGCTATAAATCAAACAGCCAGCCGTATTATGTCCTTATGGATCATAATGAGCAGACGCTGGTGAAACCTACCGGATATACGCCGGAAACAGCTGATTATAAAGCATGGCTTACCGAAGGAATATCAAAATTTAAAAAATAGATTAAAAAGTATTATATACTGTAAAGTTTAATGAGCACTACTACTACCCAAAACAATATTTCCCCGTTAGAGTCCTACTTCGGGTCTTTCAGACCGCATATAGTGGGAACAGGCCATAGGTTTAAATCCTATTACGGGGAACAAAAATTAGTATATGCCGACTGGATTGCAAGCGGAAGGTTGTACGGTCCCATTGAAGATATCATGAGATACAAGATAGGACCTATGATTGCCAACACACATTCATTTTCGAGTGAAACGGGAAAAGCTTCCACGTATGCGTATCAGCACGCCAGAATGCTGATAAAAAAGCATGTAAATGCAGCTGAAGACGATGTGCTGGTAACAACAGGAGCAGGAATGACTGCCGCACTCTCAAAGCTCCAGCGTTTAATGGGGCTTCAGCAGACAGGTTCGGAAATTCAAAATTCAGCAGACTCTGCGCAAAAACCAGTTGTATTCATTACTCATATGGAACACCATTCCAATCAGGTTCCCTGGTATGAAATTGGTGCAGATGTAGTAATTCTGCCTGCAGATGAAAATTTTCTGGCGGATCCTTCTGTTTTGGACAGGATTCTAGACAAGTACAAGGATAGAAAAGTTAAAATAGGCTCTTTTACGGCCTGTTCGAATGTAACGGGCATTATTACGCCTTATCATAAAATGGCGGCAGTGATGCACAAGCACGGAGGTATCTGTATCATAGATTTTGCAGCCTCGGCACCGTATGCCAATATTGATATGCACCCTGCAGATCCAGAGGAGCGTCTGGATGCCGTGCTCTTTTCACCTCACAAATTTCTGGGAGGACCGGGAACCTGCGGCATTTTAATTTTTAATGAAAAACTATATAAATCCCGATTTCCTGACAATCCGGGAGGGGGCAATGTAAAATGCACTAATCCTTGGGGGGATTATTTTTACAGTAATATTCCCGAGGTCAGGGAAGACGGGGGAACCCCAGGTTTTCTTCAGGTTATGAGAACTGCCTTATGCATCGAGCTCAAGGAAAAGATGGGAGTTGAGAATATGAAGAAAAGGGAAAAGGAATTACTGCACCTCTGTTATACAGAGCTTCTTAAAATTCCCGGACTATCTATACTGGGCGATATTCAAACGGAGCGTATCGGATGTGTTTCTTTTACAGTTGAAAATATCCATTATAACCTTCTGGTACGTCTTTTAAATGACCGTTTCGGCATTCAGGTCCGCGGCGGCTGGTCATGTGCCAGCACCTATGCGCACCATCTCTTTGATATTGATAAGAAGCAGTCCCAAGTTATTACAAAAGGCATCCTTGAAAAGGATTTAACACAGAAACCAGGCTGGGTCAGATTATCACTGCACCCGACTATGACCAACGAGGAATTACTGTTTATCTGCGATGCGGTACAGAAAATTGCTTTTTACTGTGAGGACTGGCAGAAAGGATATCAGTACAATCCGGCAAGTAATGAATTTGACAGCATAACAGAAAAAGAGCTTCTTGCCGAGAGTGTAAAGGAATGGTTTATCCTTGATTAATTGAGTTTTGAATTACAAAAATATTATATGTCAGATACAATCGAAAAAATTAAATGCCTGATTATTGGTTCTGGTCCCGCAGGTTATACTGCTGCAATTTATGCAGCCAGAGCAAATATGAATCCTATTTTATATCAGGGAATGCAGCCAGGCGGCCAGCTGACTACAACTAATGAGGTGGAGAATTTTCCGGGTTATGCTGATGGAATTACAGGCCCCGAAATGATGATGCAGTTACAAGAGCAGGCAAAACGTTTTGGAGCTGATATCCGCGATGGATGGGCTACAAAAGTAGATTTTTCAGCACAGTCACATAAAGTCTGGATTAACGATTCGATCGAATTACAATGTGAAACCGTTATTATTTCTACAGGTGCTTCGGCAAAATATTTAGGATTACCATCAGAACAGCACTATTTAAATATGGGCGGGGGAGTTTCAGCCTGCGCAGTCTGCGATGGATTTTTCTACCGAAATCGGGACGTTGTAATTGTCGGCGCCGGAGATTCTGCTTGTGAGGAGGCACATTATCTGTCTAAACTTTGTAAAAAGGTAACGATGCTTGTCAGAAGCGAGAAATTCAGGGCATCGAAAATTATGGAAGAACGTGTCCGCAAAACTGAGAATATTGAGATTTTAATGAATCATGATACTGTAGAAGTTGTAGGCGACCAGCATGTAGTTTACGGCGTTAAAGCATTAAATAAAAATACAGGGGAAGTTATTGAAATTCCTGCCACAGGTTTTTTCGTAGCCATTGGGCACAAACCAAATACAGATATTTTTGCT includes these proteins:
- a CDS encoding protein-disulfide reductase DsbD family protein, producing MKKIILFILIFSTLSAVSQGSKPVKWSTAVEKISDTEYKLISKAEIGAGWSLYGQEVPAGIPAATSFLYDDSEGGFTVIGNTKEPEGLLIKDKDGAEVSSFTGSAVFEQRIEILKKIKAVKAEVEFTAGTAAEFLPVSSQTLTFWLEDTAAVSEVSKTAAAISEDSSKDNPNSGGLFGIFFLAFLSGFAALLTPCVFPMIPMTVSFFTKQSKNRAAGIRNAVIYGICIIIIYVLLGTIVTAVFGADSLNALSTNVWFNIIFFLLLVVFACSFLGGFEIMLPNSLANKVDSQADRGGLIGIFFMALALAIVSFSCTGPIVGTLLVEAASKGGAAPIIGMLGFSSAIALPFALFAAFPGWLNSLPKSGGWLNTVKVFLGFLELALAFKFLSQADLVLQLHLLEREVFIAIWIAVFGALAFYLFGKIQLPHDSPLPHISVGRLGMGLLVLSFTIYLIPGLWGAPLNLISAFPPPQDYSESPYGVGSAKGASADAGKAAELPEGAHLLAPHDIVAFDDYDKGVAYAKKTGKPIMLDFTGWACVNCRKMEQNVWPKPEVLNILKNDVVLISLYVDDKRKLSDSEIIESKLKPGKKLKYIGQKWSELQTLRYKSNSQPYYVLMDHNEQTLVKPTGYTPETADYKAWLTEGISKFKK
- a CDS encoding protein-disulfide reductase DsbD domain-containing protein, with translation MRKTALIFALLSFCAVQAQILAPVKWKTSVKKISETEYELVATAAISGDWHLYSQSVPENGPSATSFTFKGNPNYLKKGNTREDQGHTIDDKVFKMKIKYFEKKADFRQTIKVKNKKKGFKINAVVEFMVCNDSQCLPPSEEDLVFEIK
- the trxB gene encoding thioredoxin-disulfide reductase is translated as MSDTIEKIKCLIIGSGPAGYTAAIYAARANMNPILYQGMQPGGQLTTTNEVENFPGYADGITGPEMMMQLQEQAKRFGADIRDGWATKVDFSAQSHKVWINDSIELQCETVIISTGASAKYLGLPSEQHYLNMGGGVSACAVCDGFFYRNRDVVIVGAGDSACEEAHYLSKLCKKVTMLVRSEKFRASKIMEERVRKTENIEILMNHDTVEVVGDQHVVYGVKALNKNTGEVIEIPATGFFVAIGHKPNTDIFADYISLDETGYIINVPGTSRTNVDGVFVAGDAADQVYRQAITAAGTGCMAALDAERYLASKED
- a CDS encoding aminotransferase class V-fold PLP-dependent enzyme encodes the protein MSTTTTQNNISPLESYFGSFRPHIVGTGHRFKSYYGEQKLVYADWIASGRLYGPIEDIMRYKIGPMIANTHSFSSETGKASTYAYQHARMLIKKHVNAAEDDVLVTTGAGMTAALSKLQRLMGLQQTGSEIQNSADSAQKPVVFITHMEHHSNQVPWYEIGADVVILPADENFLADPSVLDRILDKYKDRKVKIGSFTACSNVTGIITPYHKMAAVMHKHGGICIIDFAASAPYANIDMHPADPEERLDAVLFSPHKFLGGPGTCGILIFNEKLYKSRFPDNPGGGNVKCTNPWGDYFYSNIPEVREDGGTPGFLQVMRTALCIELKEKMGVENMKKREKELLHLCYTELLKIPGLSILGDIQTERIGCVSFTVENIHYNLLVRLLNDRFGIQVRGGWSCASTYAHHLFDIDKKQSQVITKGILEKDLTQKPGWVRLSLHPTMTNEELLFICDAVQKIAFYCEDWQKGYQYNPASNEFDSITEKELLAESVKEWFILD